Genomic segment of Microbacterium sp. M28:
TCACGAAAGGTCTCTGATGAACTTCGACGGCATCCTCTTCTTCCCTGTCACACCGTTCACCCCGGATGGCTCGGTCGAGCACGACCTCCTCGCCCAGCACATCGAGCGCGGGGTCACCGCCGGAGCAGGCGGCGTCTTCCCCGCGTGCGGCACCGGCGAGTTCCACGCGCTGTCCGCGACCGAGGCCGCCGCGGTCACCCGCACGGCCGTCACGACCGTCGCGGGCCGCGTACCGGTGATCGCGGGCGCCGGGGGGCCGCTCGGGCATGCGATCGAGGTCGCCAGAGCCGCCGCGGATGCCGGAGCCGACGGTCTGCTCGTGCTGCCGCCGTACCTCGTCGGTGGTACTCAGGCCGGGCTGATCGCGTACGTCGAGGCGATCGCCGCGGCATCCGATCTGCCGGTCATCGTGTACCACCGCGGCAGCGCGCAGTACTCGGTCGACACGATGCGCACCCTGGCTGCCAACCCGAAGGTGGTCGGCTTCAAGGACGGCACCGGCGACATCGGCACGACGCAGCTCATCGTCCGAGCGGTCGCCGAGACCGGACGCGCGGAGTTCGCGTTCTTCAACGGCCTGCTGACGGCCGAGCTGACGCAGGGCGCGTACCGCGGCATCGGCGTCCCGCTGTACTCGTCCGCCGCCTTCGCGATGATCCCCGAGGTCGCGAACGCGTTCTACCGCGCATACGTGTCCGGCGATGAGGAGCGCCGCCTGCAGATCCTCGACGGTTTCTACCGACCACTGGTGAACCTCCGTGACGAGACGCCCGGCTTCGGCGTCTCGCTCATCAAGACGGGCCTGCGTCTGGGCGGGCTGCCGGTCGGCTCGGTGCGCGCACCGCTGGTCGATCCGACTGCGGCGCAGGCGACACGGCTCGCGGAGATCCTCGACGCGGGGCGCGCACTGCTGTGACCACGATCACCCGGTTCGACACCCGGCTGCAGCGCATCGCGCTCACCCGGCCGTGGGCGGCCGATGTCACCTCGGTCGGCATCGTCGCGACGCACGTCGTGCGGTCGGACGGCGCGGAGGGCTGGGGCTTCTCGTGGACCCCGCAGATCGGCGCCGCCGCCGTGCATGCTCTCCTCTCCGACGACATCGTGCGGGCCGCGATCGGGCGGTCGGCCGAGCCGGGCGAGGCATGGCAGGGCCTTTGGGAGCACCTGCACGAGGCCGGAGGCGGGGGCGTCAC
This window contains:
- a CDS encoding 5-dehydro-4-deoxyglucarate dehydratase, with protein sequence MNFDGILFFPVTPFTPDGSVEHDLLAQHIERGVTAGAGGVFPACGTGEFHALSATEAAAVTRTAVTTVAGRVPVIAGAGGPLGHAIEVARAAADAGADGLLVLPPYLVGGTQAGLIAYVEAIAAASDLPVIVYHRGSAQYSVDTMRTLAANPKVVGFKDGTGDIGTTQLIVRAVAETGRAEFAFFNGLLTAELTQGAYRGIGVPLYSSAAFAMIPEVANAFYRAYVSGDEERRLQILDGFYRPLVNLRDETPGFGVSLIKTGLRLGGLPVGSVRAPLVDPTAAQATRLAEILDAGRALL